In one Myxococcota bacterium genomic region, the following are encoded:
- the hemL gene encoding glutamate-1-semialdehyde 2,1-aminomutase, with translation MPSRKTTKSSQLFRRAKRRIPGGVNSPVRAFGSVGISPPPFIARGKGSRIVDVDGNEYVDYVGSWGPLILGHADREVLRAIERAAKSGTTFGAPTAREIDLADAVRRALPSIEMMRMVSSGTEATMSAIRLARAATGRERVLKFEGCYHGHSDGLLVGAGSGVATLGIPGSPGVPKAMTRLTVQAPYNDLDATFEAFERWGDDIACVIVEPIAGNMGFVPPVPGFLPGLRRLCDQFGALLIFDEVMTGFRVAHGGAQRLYDVKPDLTTLGKVIGGGLPAAAYGGRAELMERIAPAGDVYQAGTLSGNPLAVAAGLATLRRLAKPGVYEKLERRAESLARGLVEAGESAGVAVHAGCAGGMFGFFFLSEGQQGPIRSFADAKRADADRFRRFFAAMLDRGIYLAPSPFEAGFVSLAHTGRDVRKTLEAAREAMQRVAADR, from the coding sequence GTGCCTTCCCGCAAGACGACGAAGTCGAGCCAGCTCTTCCGGCGCGCGAAGCGGCGCATCCCGGGCGGCGTGAACTCGCCCGTGCGCGCATTCGGCTCGGTCGGCATCTCGCCGCCACCCTTCATCGCGCGGGGCAAGGGGAGCCGCATCGTCGACGTCGACGGCAACGAGTACGTCGACTACGTGGGCTCGTGGGGGCCGCTCATCCTCGGCCACGCCGACCGCGAGGTGCTGCGCGCGATCGAGCGCGCGGCGAAGAGCGGCACCACGTTCGGCGCGCCGACGGCGCGCGAGATCGACCTGGCCGACGCCGTGCGCCGCGCGCTGCCGTCCATCGAGATGATGCGCATGGTGAGCTCGGGGACGGAGGCGACGATGAGCGCCATCCGCCTCGCGCGCGCCGCGACGGGGCGCGAGCGCGTGCTCAAGTTCGAGGGCTGCTACCACGGCCACAGCGACGGGCTGCTCGTCGGGGCCGGGAGCGGCGTCGCGACGCTCGGCATCCCGGGCTCGCCCGGCGTTCCGAAGGCCATGACGCGCCTCACGGTGCAGGCGCCGTACAACGACCTCGACGCGACGTTCGAGGCCTTCGAGCGCTGGGGCGACGACATCGCCTGCGTCATCGTCGAGCCGATCGCGGGCAACATGGGCTTCGTGCCGCCGGTGCCGGGCTTCCTGCCCGGCCTGCGCCGCCTGTGCGACCAGTTCGGCGCGCTGCTGATCTTCGACGAGGTGATGACGGGCTTCCGCGTCGCGCACGGCGGCGCGCAGCGTCTCTACGACGTGAAGCCCGACCTCACGACGCTCGGCAAGGTGATCGGCGGCGGCCTGCCCGCGGCGGCCTACGGCGGCCGCGCGGAGCTGATGGAGCGCATCGCGCCGGCCGGCGACGTCTACCAGGCCGGCACGCTCTCCGGGAACCCGCTCGCGGTCGCCGCGGGGCTCGCGACGCTGCGAAGGCTCGCGAAGCCCGGCGTCTACGAGAAGCTCGAGCGGCGCGCCGAGAGCCTCGCGCGCGGGCTCGTCGAGGCGGGCGAGTCGGCGGGCGTCGCCGTGCACGCGGGCTGCGCGGGCGGGATGTTCGGCTTCTTCTTCCTGTCCGAGGGCCAGCAGGGACCGATCCGGAGCTTCGCCGACGCGAAGCGCGCCGACGCCGATCGCTTCCGGCGCTTCTTCGCGGCGATGCTCGACCGCGGCATCTATCTCGCGCCGTCGCCGTTCGAGGCGGGCTTCGTGTCGCTCGCGCACACCGGGCGCGACGTCCGCAAGACGCTCGAGGCGGCGCGCGAAGCGATGCAACGAGTCGCTGCAGACCGTTGA
- the rpmH gene encoding 50S ribosomal protein L34 encodes MKRTYQPSRIRRRRTHGFRARMKTAGGRNVLKRRRAKGRKRLAATTPSK; translated from the coding sequence ATGAAGCGAACGTATCAGCCGAGCCGAATCCGCCGCCGTCGAACGCACGGCTTCCGCGCCCGAATGAAGACCGCAGGTGGTCGCAACGTTCTGAAGCGGCGCCGCGCAAAGGGTCGCAAGCGGCTGGCCGCGACCACGCCGTCCAAATAG
- the tmk gene encoding dTMP kinase, protein MKRGSLVAFEGIDGCGKSTQCERLARALGARGVDVVQTREPTDGPFGRRIRSMARSGAPVAREEELAWFVEDRRAHVRDEIEPALARGAVVLCDRYFHSTVAYQGARGFDPWQLLADSEREFPSPDLVLYFAIDVRAALARVRARGGPPEPAFERADFLERVAAIFEALAAACPAFARIDATGDEDAVAALALRAFEERLPGVAGTPPAARLP, encoded by the coding sequence GTGAAGCGCGGTTCACTCGTCGCGTTCGAGGGCATCGACGGCTGCGGGAAGTCGACGCAGTGCGAGCGGCTCGCTCGGGCGCTCGGCGCGCGCGGCGTCGACGTGGTGCAGACGCGCGAGCCCACGGACGGGCCGTTCGGTCGGCGCATCCGCTCGATGGCGCGCAGCGGCGCCCCGGTCGCGCGCGAGGAAGAGCTCGCCTGGTTCGTCGAGGATCGCCGCGCGCACGTGCGCGACGAGATCGAGCCCGCCCTCGCGCGCGGCGCCGTCGTGCTCTGCGACCGCTACTTCCACTCGACCGTCGCCTACCAGGGCGCGCGCGGCTTCGACCCGTGGCAGCTGCTCGCCGACAGCGAGCGCGAGTTCCCGTCGCCGGACCTCGTGCTCTACTTCGCGATCGACGTGCGCGCGGCGCTCGCGCGCGTGCGCGCGCGCGGCGGCCCGCCCGAGCCCGCCTTCGAGCGCGCCGACTTCCTCGAGCGCGTGGCCGCCATCTTCGAAGCCCTCGCGGCCGCGTGCCCCGCGTTCGCGCGCATCGACGCGACGGGCGACGAGGACGCCGTCGCCGCTCTCGCGCTGCGCGCCTTCGAGGAGCGCCTTCCCGGCGTCGCCGGGACGCCGCCCGCCGCGCGCCTCCCGTGA
- the gyrA gene encoding DNA gyrase subunit A yields the protein MADEPNQPGQPDAPQDDAAATAASSSGGAGGNGADGGGATPPGGASSSQPIAIEDEVRSSFLAYSMSVIISRALPDVRDGLKPVHRRILYAMNQEGLLSNRAYSKSAGVVGEVLKHYHPHGDSAVYDAMVRMAQDFSLRYPLVDGQGNFGSIDGDPAAAYRYTEARLNRLAEEMLRDIDRDTVGFAPNFDGSMQEPVVLPTRVANLLANGSSGIAVGMATNIPPHNLRELTEAIVLEARNPDCTVDDLLEKMPGPDFPTAGLICGREGIRSYYMTGRGHLTLRGRAQIEETKKGTPRIVVTEIPYQVNKAAMLERMAELVREGRIEGITDLRDESNREGMRVVIELRKDAPDEVILNQLYKLTPLQQTFGVNLVALVNGRPQTLSVKQCLRHFIDFRREVVIRRAVYDLEQARARAHILEGFEIALDHLDEVIAIIRAASDTANAREQLMARFGLSERQAQAILDMRLRALTALERQRVLDELAELRARIADLEDLLASDARVLDVVIEEVQEVATAFGDDRRSEITGAVEDFHAEDLIVEEDMVVTLSHSGYIKRNPLTQYRAQRRGGKGARGMQTREEDFVRHLFVASTHAYLLFFTNRGRVHWLKVHELPQLGRAAKGKPLVNLLQLQKDERVQTMLAVRSFDDVEGDCVLLVTRAGVVKKTTLDAFSNPRRGGIIAINLSEDDELISAGRTRSGNEVILASRTGKSIRFDESQVRPMGRAAGGVRGMTLAAGDEIVGMEILSPGATVLTVTERGYGKRTPLEDYRVQRRGGQGIITIRANERNGSVVGVAQVVDDDDLMLITDGGKVLRCRVSGISTMGRNTQGVRVMDLEEGETLVAIARLAEGDVSEGDGEAGTA from the coding sequence GTGGCGGACGAGCCGAACCAGCCCGGTCAGCCGGACGCGCCGCAGGACGACGCGGCGGCGACCGCCGCATCGTCGTCCGGCGGTGCCGGCGGCAACGGAGCCGACGGCGGCGGGGCGACGCCGCCCGGCGGCGCGTCGAGCTCCCAGCCGATCGCGATCGAGGACGAGGTCCGCTCGTCGTTCCTCGCGTACTCGATGTCCGTCATCATCTCCCGCGCGCTGCCCGACGTGCGCGACGGTCTGAAGCCCGTCCACCGCCGCATCCTCTACGCGATGAACCAGGAGGGCCTGCTCTCCAACCGCGCGTACAGCAAGAGCGCGGGCGTCGTCGGCGAGGTGCTCAAGCACTACCACCCGCACGGCGACTCGGCCGTCTACGACGCCATGGTGCGCATGGCGCAGGACTTCTCGCTCCGGTACCCGCTCGTCGACGGCCAGGGGAACTTCGGCTCGATCGACGGCGACCCGGCCGCCGCCTACCGCTACACCGAGGCCCGCCTCAACCGGCTCGCCGAGGAGATGCTGCGCGACATCGACCGCGACACGGTCGGCTTCGCGCCGAACTTCGACGGCTCGATGCAGGAGCCCGTCGTCCTGCCGACGCGCGTCGCGAACCTGCTCGCGAACGGCTCGTCCGGCATCGCGGTCGGCATGGCGACCAACATCCCGCCTCACAACCTGCGCGAGCTCACCGAGGCCATCGTGCTCGAAGCGCGCAACCCCGACTGCACCGTCGACGACCTGCTCGAGAAGATGCCCGGGCCCGACTTCCCGACGGCCGGGCTGATCTGCGGGCGCGAGGGAATCCGCAGCTACTACATGACGGGCCGCGGCCACCTCACGCTGCGCGGCCGCGCGCAGATCGAGGAGACGAAGAAGGGCACGCCGCGCATCGTCGTCACCGAGATTCCGTACCAGGTGAACAAGGCCGCGATGCTCGAGCGCATGGCCGAGCTCGTGCGCGAGGGGCGCATCGAGGGCATCACCGACCTCCGCGACGAGAGCAATCGCGAGGGCATGCGCGTCGTGATCGAGCTGCGCAAGGATGCGCCCGACGAGGTGATCCTGAACCAGCTCTACAAGCTCACGCCGCTGCAGCAGACGTTCGGCGTGAACCTGGTCGCGCTCGTGAACGGGCGCCCGCAGACGCTCTCGGTGAAGCAGTGCCTGCGCCACTTCATCGACTTCCGCCGCGAGGTCGTGATCCGACGCGCGGTCTACGACCTCGAGCAGGCGCGCGCGCGCGCCCACATCCTCGAGGGCTTCGAGATCGCGCTCGACCACCTCGACGAGGTGATCGCGATCATCCGCGCCGCCTCGGACACGGCCAACGCGCGCGAGCAGCTGATGGCGCGCTTCGGCCTGTCGGAGCGCCAGGCGCAGGCCATCCTCGACATGCGCCTGCGCGCGCTCACCGCGCTCGAGCGACAGCGCGTGCTCGACGAGCTCGCCGAGCTTCGCGCGCGCATCGCCGACCTCGAGGACCTGCTCGCGAGCGACGCGCGCGTGCTCGACGTCGTGATCGAGGAGGTGCAGGAGGTCGCCACCGCGTTCGGCGACGACCGCCGCAGCGAGATCACGGGCGCCGTCGAGGACTTCCACGCCGAGGACCTGATCGTCGAGGAGGACATGGTCGTCACCCTGTCCCACTCGGGGTACATCAAGCGCAACCCGCTCACGCAGTACCGCGCGCAGCGCCGCGGCGGCAAGGGCGCTCGCGGCATGCAGACGCGCGAGGAGGACTTCGTCCGCCACCTGTTCGTCGCGAGCACGCACGCGTACCTGCTGTTCTTCACGAACCGCGGCCGCGTGCACTGGCTCAAGGTGCACGAGCTGCCGCAGCTCGGGCGCGCGGCGAAGGGCAAGCCGCTCGTGAACCTGCTGCAGCTGCAGAAGGACGAGCGCGTCCAGACGATGCTCGCGGTGCGCAGCTTCGACGACGTCGAGGGCGACTGCGTGCTGCTCGTGACGCGCGCGGGCGTCGTGAAGAAGACGACGCTCGACGCGTTCTCGAACCCCCGCCGCGGCGGCATCATCGCGATCAACCTGTCCGAGGACGACGAGCTCATCTCGGCGGGCCGCACGCGCTCCGGCAACGAGGTGATCCTCGCTTCGCGCACGGGCAAGTCGATCCGCTTCGACGAGAGCCAGGTGCGCCCGATGGGCCGCGCGGCCGGCGGCGTGCGCGGCATGACGCTCGCCGCGGGCGACGAGATCGTCGGCATGGAGATCCTGTCGCCCGGCGCCACGGTGCTCACCGTGACCGAGCGCGGCTACGGCAAGCGCACCCCGCTCGAGGACTACCGCGTCCAGCGCCGCGGCGGCCAGGGCATCATCACGATCCGCGCCAACGAGCGGAACGGCTCGGTCGTCGGCGTCGCCCAGGTGGTCGACGACGACGATCTCATGCTCATCACCGACGGCGGCAAGGTCCTCCGCTGCCGCGTCTCCGGCATCTCGACGATGGGCCGCAACACGCAGGGCGTGCGCGTCATGGACCTCGAGGAAGGCGAGACGCTCGTCGCCATCGCGCGGCTCGCGGAGGGCGACGTCTCCGAGGGAGACGGCGAGGCCGGCACCGCCTAG
- the rnpA gene encoding ribonuclease P protein component, with protein MSSGTGRFRRSDRLRSSRDYRRVSANSERMSSREFVVLLSPPGPRATGRARLGITASRRVGNAVARNRVKRAVRTWFRTCASALPVPEAGLDIVVIARREAAELRPDVVGERLSAMFRRRARAQS; from the coding sequence ATGAGCTCGGGTACCGGCCGTTTCCGGCGGTCGGATCGCCTCCGTTCGTCGCGTGACTACCGACGGGTGTCCGCGAACTCGGAGCGCATGAGCTCGCGCGAGTTCGTCGTGCTGCTGTCGCCACCGGGGCCACGAGCGACCGGTCGCGCGCGTCTCGGCATCACGGCGAGTCGAAGGGTCGGAAACGCGGTCGCGCGAAATCGCGTGAAGCGCGCCGTTCGCACGTGGTTCCGCACCTGTGCGTCTGCACTTCCGGTGCCCGAAGCGGGTCTCGACATCGTCGTGATCGCGAGGCGGGAGGCGGCGGAGCTCCGCCCCGACGTCGTCGGCGAGCGGCTCAGCGCGATGTTCCGGCGCCGCGCGCGGGCGCAGTCGTGA
- a CDS encoding ATP synthase F0 subunit C yields the protein MRKFAKLVLWTLVATVLPAAAMAEDGSGSGALGAGLGAGIAIGLSALGCGLGQGITAANTTAGIARNPGAAGSMFTNFILAMVLIESIAIYGLVIAFLLQGKV from the coding sequence ATGCGTAAGTTTGCGAAGCTGGTCCTGTGGACCCTGGTTGCGACGGTCCTGCCGGCCGCCGCGATGGCCGAGGACGGCAGCGGCAGCGGCGCGCTCGGCGCGGGCCTCGGCGCCGGCATCGCGATCGGCCTCTCGGCCCTCGGCTGCGGCCTCGGCCAGGGCATCACGGCCGCGAACACGACGGCCGGCATCGCGCGCAACCCCGGCGCGGCGGGCTCGATGTTCACGAACTTCATCCTCGCGATGGTCCTCATCGAGTCGATCGCGATCTACGGCCTCGTGATCGCGTTCCTCCTGCAGGGCAAGGTCTGA
- a CDS encoding F0F1 ATP synthase subunit A, translating into MSIYDLVPGHLPVVYSASLLAAALLVLAGLSVKRKIEAGGVVPDRGITLRNVFEAIVEYLLDMADATMGHEGRKYLGVVCSIFFFILIANLMGLVPLVGGATSYVEAACAWAIIAFLVYNFVGIKTHGWKYVYQFMGPSLLDLHVGGRKFHVRALAPLFLPLELLLHGARILTLTVRLLANMFADHTVVGVWISMVPIAVPAIFMGLGTLVAFLQAFVFALLTMIYIGSALEEAH; encoded by the coding sequence ATGAGCATCTACGACCTCGTTCCCGGCCATCTCCCCGTCGTCTACTCGGCGTCGCTGCTCGCCGCCGCGCTGCTCGTGCTCGCCGGCCTCTCGGTGAAGCGCAAGATCGAGGCCGGCGGTGTCGTGCCCGACCGGGGCATCACGCTGCGCAACGTCTTCGAGGCGATCGTCGAGTACCTGCTCGACATGGCGGACGCGACGATGGGCCACGAGGGGCGCAAGTACCTCGGCGTCGTGTGCTCCATCTTCTTCTTCATCCTGATCGCGAACCTGATGGGACTCGTGCCGCTCGTCGGCGGCGCGACGAGCTACGTCGAAGCGGCGTGCGCCTGGGCCATCATCGCGTTCCTCGTCTACAACTTCGTCGGCATCAAGACGCACGGGTGGAAGTACGTCTACCAGTTCATGGGGCCGTCGCTGCTCGACCTCCACGTCGGCGGCAGGAAGTTCCACGTGCGTGCGCTGGCGCCGCTCTTCCTTCCGCTCGAGCTGCTGCTCCACGGTGCGCGCATCCTCACGCTCACGGTCCGCCTCCTCGCCAACATGTTCGCCGACCACACGGTCGTCGGCGTGTGGATCAGCATGGTGCCCATCGCGGTGCCCGCGATCTTCATGGGCCTCGGGACGCTCGTCGCGTTCCTGCAGGCCTTCGTGTTCGCCCTCCTCACGATGATCTACATCGGATCTGCGCTCGAAGAAGCGCACTAA
- a CDS encoding ATP synthase subunit I, with translation MRIRDDIEGMSLALSAGAVGAAYALAPAPFADGLAIGAAIEALNLRAQVRAARHFFRASADAEQGAGPWIGGFGFRFGLTAAAVIAALHFGTDPAGLLLGLSLAMPAVVVWAWRNRPPVVAHELAAPLEPDDPSWDNWSIWRATEVEPPTDEERDDRGMQIIP, from the coding sequence GTGAGGATCCGCGACGACATCGAGGGCATGAGCCTCGCCCTGAGCGCCGGCGCCGTCGGCGCCGCGTACGCGCTCGCGCCCGCGCCGTTCGCCGACGGTCTCGCGATCGGCGCGGCGATCGAGGCGCTCAACCTGCGCGCGCAGGTGCGCGCGGCGCGCCACTTCTTCCGCGCGAGCGCCGACGCCGAGCAGGGTGCCGGCCCGTGGATCGGCGGCTTCGGGTTCCGCTTCGGTCTGACGGCCGCGGCCGTGATCGCGGCGCTGCATTTTGGTACCGATCCCGCCGGCCTGCTCCTCGGACTCTCGCTCGCGATGCCCGCGGTCGTGGTCTGGGCGTGGCGCAACCGGCCGCCGGTCGTCGCGCACGAGCTCGCCGCACCCCTCGAGCCCGACGACCCGAGCTGGGACAACTGGAGCATCTGGCGCGCCACCGAGGTCGAGCCGCCGACCGACGAAGAGCGCGACGACAGAGGAATGCAGATCATCCCATGA
- the gyrB gene encoding DNA topoisomerase (ATP-hydrolyzing) subunit B — MSYDASSIEVLEGLEPVRKRPAMYIGTTGPDGLHHLVYEVVDNSIDEALAGYCKEVGVTIHADNSVTVVDDGRGIPVDEHPTEKRSAAEVVMTTLHAGGKFNENSYKVSGGLHGVGVSCVNALSSRLELEIRREGKVWRQTYERGVPTSALEAIGTTDKTGTRVTFHPDPDIFPITEYSFDTLSQRLRELSFLNAGVRIQISDERTKKSHDFCYEGGIRSFVEHLNKNRAPLHPEPVYIAGERTFSDHGREVPVTVDIALQYNDSYNEAVYSFANNINTVEGGTHLVGFRTALTRTLNRYIQTSQGGKDAKSKAENVSGDDLREGLTAVVSVKLPQPEFEGQTKAKLGTSDVRGIVEQIVYDQLGAFLEENPNVAKPIVAKVVEAMKAREAARKARDLARRKGALSDFSLPGKLADCQERDPTLCELFIVEGDSAGGTAKQGRSRETQAILPIRGKILNVERARLDRMLASAEIQAITAAIGCGIGPDFELAKARYHKIIIMTDADVDGSHIRTLLLTFFYRQMRPLVEAGYLYIAQPPLFKVKRGRSERYIKDEAALETHLLDNALGNLSVTAEGQASPLAEPALRELLRHASAAKRLLDLLALRKIDERVVRAAVVSGTPSEQDLADAERLRGPVADRLEAELARIDPESDGVQWSVEPDTEHGAHRLVATTRRAGATQRTVFDTPFLRSPDFQRLQQLQAAIREVGAPPYALRQGDDEALAIPGAVRLLEAVLDIGRKGISIQRYKGLGEMNPDQLADTTMNKDRRTLLQVRIEDAIASDDVFATLMGDDVEPRRAFIEENALNVENLDI; from the coding sequence GTGAGCTACGACGCGAGTTCGATCGAGGTCCTCGAAGGCCTCGAGCCGGTCCGCAAGCGACCGGCGATGTACATCGGGACGACCGGCCCGGACGGCCTCCACCATCTCGTCTACGAGGTCGTCGACAACTCGATCGACGAGGCGCTCGCCGGCTACTGCAAGGAGGTCGGCGTCACGATCCACGCCGACAACAGCGTCACCGTCGTCGACGACGGACGCGGCATTCCGGTCGACGAGCATCCCACCGAGAAGCGGTCCGCCGCCGAGGTCGTGATGACGACCCTCCACGCCGGCGGGAAGTTCAACGAGAACAGCTACAAGGTCTCGGGCGGCCTGCACGGCGTCGGCGTCTCGTGCGTGAACGCGCTGTCGAGCCGTCTCGAGCTCGAGATCCGCCGCGAGGGCAAGGTCTGGCGGCAGACCTACGAGCGCGGTGTCCCGACGAGCGCGCTCGAGGCCATCGGGACGACGGACAAGACGGGCACGCGCGTCACCTTCCATCCCGACCCCGACATCTTCCCCATCACCGAGTACTCGTTCGACACGCTCTCGCAGCGTCTGCGCGAGCTCTCGTTCCTGAACGCGGGAGTGCGCATCCAGATCTCGGACGAGCGCACCAAGAAGAGCCACGACTTCTGCTACGAGGGCGGCATCCGCTCGTTCGTCGAGCACCTCAACAAGAACCGCGCGCCGCTGCACCCCGAGCCCGTCTACATCGCGGGCGAGCGCACCTTCTCGGATCACGGCCGCGAGGTGCCCGTCACCGTCGACATCGCCCTCCAGTACAACGACTCGTACAACGAGGCCGTCTACTCGTTCGCGAACAACATCAACACCGTCGAGGGCGGAACGCATCTCGTCGGCTTCCGCACCGCACTCACGCGCACGCTCAACCGCTACATCCAGACCTCGCAGGGCGGCAAGGACGCGAAGTCGAAGGCCGAGAACGTCTCGGGCGACGACCTGCGCGAGGGGCTGACGGCCGTGGTCTCCGTGAAGCTCCCGCAGCCCGAGTTCGAAGGGCAGACCAAGGCGAAGCTCGGCACGAGCGACGTGCGCGGCATCGTCGAGCAGATCGTCTACGACCAGCTCGGCGCGTTCCTCGAAGAGAACCCCAACGTCGCGAAGCCGATCGTCGCGAAGGTCGTCGAGGCGATGAAGGCGCGCGAGGCGGCCCGCAAGGCGCGCGACCTCGCGCGGCGCAAGGGCGCGCTCTCCGACTTCAGCCTTCCCGGCAAGCTCGCCGACTGCCAGGAGCGCGACCCGACGTTGTGCGAGCTGTTCATCGTCGAGGGCGACTCGGCCGGCGGCACGGCCAAGCAGGGACGCTCGCGCGAGACGCAGGCCATCCTGCCGATCCGCGGAAAGATCCTCAACGTCGAGCGCGCGCGCCTCGATCGCATGCTCGCGAGCGCGGAGATCCAGGCGATCACGGCGGCGATCGGATGCGGCATCGGCCCCGACTTCGAGCTCGCGAAGGCGCGCTACCACAAGATCATCATCATGACGGACGCGGATGTGGACGGCTCGCACATCCGCACGCTGCTGCTGACGTTCTTCTACCGCCAGATGCGCCCGCTCGTCGAGGCCGGCTACCTCTACATCGCACAGCCGCCGCTGTTCAAGGTCAAGCGCGGACGCAGCGAGCGCTACATCAAGGACGAGGCGGCGCTCGAGACGCACCTGCTCGACAACGCGCTCGGCAACCTGAGCGTCACGGCCGAAGGACAGGCCTCGCCGCTCGCCGAGCCGGCGTTGCGCGAGCTGCTGCGCCACGCGAGCGCCGCGAAGCGGCTGCTCGACCTGCTCGCGCTGCGGAAGATCGACGAGCGCGTCGTGCGCGCGGCCGTCGTCTCGGGCACGCCGAGCGAGCAGGATCTCGCCGACGCCGAGCGCCTGCGCGGCCCGGTCGCCGACCGGCTCGAAGCCGAGCTCGCGCGCATCGATCCCGAAAGCGACGGCGTGCAGTGGAGCGTCGAGCCGGACACCGAGCACGGCGCGCACCGCCTCGTCGCGACGACGCGCCGCGCGGGCGCCACGCAGCGCACCGTCTTCGACACGCCCTTCCTGCGCTCGCCGGACTTCCAGCGGCTCCAGCAGCTGCAGGCGGCGATCCGCGAGGTCGGCGCGCCGCCCTACGCGCTGCGCCAGGGCGACGACGAGGCGCTGGCGATTCCCGGCGCGGTGCGGCTGCTCGAGGCGGTGCTCGACATCGGGCGCAAGGGCATCTCGATCCAGCGCTACAAGGGCCTCGGCGAGATGAACCCCGACCAGCTCGCCGACACCACGATGAACAAGGATCGGCGCACGCTGCTCCAGGTGCGCATCGAGGACGCGATCGCATCGGACGACGTGTTCGCGACGCTCATGGGCGACGACGTCGAGCCGCGGCGGGCCTTCATCGAGGAGAACGCGCTGAACGTCGAGAACCTCGACATCTAG
- the dnaN gene encoding DNA polymerase III subunit beta — MKLVIAKSELQRGLNRIQAIVEKRNSMPILANVLLEAQGKGEEGSLRLAATDLEVGIQDVHRAEVKKDGGLTVSAKKLYEIVRELPDEPIELEATKNSFLSIRCARVSFTLAGTAPEEYPTLPSFAPEKTVVVPAAVLAAMIERTMYAASLDETRYNLNGVHLEVLADSGKLRMVATDGHRLASVDRSFGDDVSALASGVIIPRKGLGELKRLVDEDDADEIELAFEGNSGLARKGAVTLVMRLIEGEFPNYGQVVPKNVTRRVTLPAENLAHALRRVALLSSERSRAVKLEIGDHKLAVSSSNPDLGDAREELDIDYDGEPLAIGFNARYLLDVLGALRTKEVTLGFQDELSPAKLAPTDDEDTLAVVMPMRI, encoded by the coding sequence ATGAAGCTCGTGATTGCGAAGAGTGAGCTGCAGAGGGGCCTGAACCGGATCCAGGCCATCGTCGAGAAGCGCAACTCGATGCCGATCCTCGCGAACGTCCTCCTCGAGGCCCAGGGCAAGGGCGAGGAGGGCTCGCTCCGCCTCGCCGCGACCGACCTCGAGGTGGGCATCCAGGACGTCCATCGGGCGGAGGTCAAGAAGGACGGCGGCCTCACCGTCTCCGCGAAGAAGCTCTACGAGATCGTGCGCGAGCTCCCCGACGAGCCCATCGAGCTCGAGGCGACCAAGAACTCGTTCCTCTCGATCCGCTGTGCGCGAGTCAGCTTCACGCTCGCCGGCACGGCGCCGGAGGAGTACCCGACGCTCCCGAGCTTCGCGCCCGAGAAGACCGTCGTGGTCCCCGCGGCCGTGCTCGCTGCGATGATCGAGCGGACGATGTACGCGGCCTCGCTCGACGAGACCCGGTACAACCTCAACGGCGTGCACCTCGAGGTGCTCGCGGACAGCGGCAAGCTGCGCATGGTGGCGACGGACGGCCACCGCCTCGCGAGCGTCGACCGCAGCTTCGGCGACGACGTGAGCGCGCTCGCCAGCGGCGTGATCATTCCCCGCAAGGGGCTGGGCGAGCTGAAGCGGCTCGTCGACGAGGACGACGCCGACGAGATCGAGCTCGCTTTCGAGGGCAACAGCGGTCTCGCGCGCAAGGGCGCCGTCACGCTCGTCATGCGCCTGATCGAGGGCGAGTTCCCGAACTACGGGCAGGTCGTCCCGAAGAACGTGACACGGCGGGTCACGCTCCCCGCCGAGAACCTCGCCCACGCGCTGCGCCGCGTCGCCCTGCTCTCCTCGGAGCGGAGCCGCGCGGTCAAGCTCGAGATCGGCGACCACAAGCTCGCCGTCTCGTCGAGCAACCCCGACCTCGGCGATGCCCGCGAGGAGCTCGACATCGACTACGACGGCGAGCCGCTCGCGATCGGCTTCAACGCGCGATACCTGCTCGACGTGCTCGGAGCGCTCCGCACCAAGGAGGTGACGCTCGGGTTCCAGGACGAGCTGTCACCGGCGAAGCTCGCACCGACCGACGACGAGGACACCCTCGCGGTCGTCATGCCCATGCGGATCTAG
- a CDS encoding AtpZ/AtpI family protein gives MPKPPESGRRRQAKAYEGAFEAVAAVIIAALLGYGADAKLGSTPWGLLVGVAIGFAAMVLRLFRLGRELELVDAPRAGTPGERETGEEAGASDGSDDGPGPPR, from the coding sequence TTGCCGAAGCCTCCCGAGTCCGGAAGGCGTCGGCAGGCCAAGGCCTATGAAGGCGCCTTCGAAGCCGTCGCGGCCGTCATCATCGCGGCGCTGCTCGGATATGGCGCCGACGCGAAGCTCGGCAGCACGCCGTGGGGGCTGCTCGTCGGCGTCGCGATCGGCTTCGCGGCGATGGTGCTTCGATTGTTCCGGCTCGGGCGCGAGCTCGAGCTCGTGGATGCGCCGCGCGCCGGGACACCGGGTGAACGGGAGACCGGCGAGGAAGCTGGCGCGAGCGACGGGAGCGACGACGGGCCCGGCCCGCCCCGCTGA